The Colias croceus chromosome 2, ilColCroc2.1 region aACGCTTGACGACATAATTTTACTATACGTAGTAAAAATCGTAAAAAAAGTAATGTCTTCTTAAATTCACTAAGCACAATATTTTGTGGACTACGCCAGCAAAGCTgtaggcggaaagctagtatctcAATATAGTCATATACATGGTAAGCAATACCCAGTTACTACTTACTATGGTGTAGgtcttagagcattaaaccagTAGGTAATGGTGTTAGAGGATGtggatcataatattatatacttattcgTTATTTAAACCATGATTCCCTTTATCGTGAAGAGCAGAAGATTGCTAGcaaagtatgtatgtattcgTAATCTGAGCATTCCTGTGTcccaataatatatttttacgtcTTAAATACAGCTAAGTAGTTCCcaattgtatattaattatctacttCGTATTTAAATTCGACTTACTTAGGTACTACGTACGTAGGTACTCTCAATCCGTATacggaaaataaatttcatgaagggaaaatttcaaagtcagtaaaagtaaatattgaGACATACAAACAAcgcatataaaataatatatgataCATTAATAACTATTTTGGGCTCAATGCTCATATTTAAAAGATAGTAAATTTTAACGATTTAAAGTGATTAAAACTGGAGATGGAGTTGGGAAATGGAATTATTAAAGAgtaaaatacttacctatttttttttaatttaaagatacctAAGTCCTAATTGAATGTTTATGTTAGGCAACCGATATCTTACAAAATACTCTCGTAATGTTTTCTCGTCTGTTTTGGGAAGGTTGACAAAAACTCTTTAATCCAAGATGCAACCTTGTGAacatattaattgttttttattaaattttatttaatcgaTTATAAGTCGGTAAAAATGTCAATAAAAAGACCgtttcatgaaaaatattttatttagtaaaagaaacttgtataatattataataaattcttaattGACTTATTGCGGTACAGCTTGAGCATTGTCGTTGCAGGCAACCTTGTCAGCGTCTATGCACTCGCCAGAAGCGGGGTCGAAGGCAAACCCACTGTCACAGGACAACAGGCGGGGCTTACCGCTCAGGCAGGAATAGAAAGCGTAGCAGTTGCTCTCAAACCTGTaacataaatacattattatgaaATGTTAAAAGATACGAACGTATGGTCAGTCAACCAAATTTTAAGTAGACATATTCTTACTTGTGGTTGGTTTTAATTGGGTTGCCACTCTCGTCGAAACTAGCCGCGGGGCATTGGTAGCCAAGGTACTCTGGAATAGAATTATtgtagtaaaattataattaaacaaataattgtaGCACGTAAGATGATAATGTAGCTCTACATAGTTGCACCCAATATTGTGAAGCCTTTTATTCtactctttattttttttattttatgctttaCATTAcgaaataatagttttaataatatagataaagtaacaaaaaacttaCTCTCAGCGTTGCAGCTAGCCACTAGGTCGGGCCAGTTACAGCGGTTGTTTGAGAAGTCAAAAGCAAGTCCAGTTGAGCAGGTCATCTCATAAGGTTTCCCAGAGATACACATGCGGTATTGACCGCAATCATTGGGCGCAGCAATTGGTGAGGGGAAGTAACCGAATTGATGAGGGCAATCTTTCGTTGCTTGCGCAGGTTCTggaaaaaacaattaaaaactcATTTTAAACTGACGCTCCACTTAATGACAATCATAATGTCGCTTACGCACAATAGCGTGCACAATGAATGGAAGATTATCATGATATTGGAGGAAAAAAGAAATGTGTCGTAAACCTGGCAACGTTTGGGTGCAACTTTTAGAAGTCAACTATTTAAGGTGCTCTATACCTTATACCTCATTCATGCCTTGACGTAATCTCAAGCTTTTGTTTATCTGAaataaccataatattatctatcaaagtaatataatatgaacatacGAATCGCGTAGGTACTCTTGCAAGTTACAGCCGAGGGGTATCCACAGGGATAGTTGGGCCATGCAACTGTCGGGTCGTAGTGGAGACCGTCAGGACATAGCTTCTGTGATGGCACGTAatcctaaaaaaaaaataggtgtTTAAAGAGAATTTTCATGACCCATGAATTGCATACACAAAAAATCGCACTCTAGTTTTTGAAAACAAGAATAAGTAtcacaagaaaataatttctgaATTAAACTGTAATCGACCCTgagattatatttatttgatcatTGTGTATAACTCACGGTACATTCCACGTAAGCGTCGCACTGTCCATCTACAGGTAAGTAGCTATTTCTCCGCGCACAAGCGTTGCTTTGAGCACTTTGTGGAGCTGGAGCATCAGCAGCAAAGCCTATGCAAAAGctctttttaattacatattcgttaaataatttgaactCTTAGGTCATTTTCGATACTTACTTGAAGCTACGAGAATTGTCGCGAGAACGgcgaaaaaatacatttttgttgcTTTCCTAGCTCTACCCACTGTAGAATGTGGCTGATAAATGATAGATATGTCGTtgaaaatttttcttttataagtattaaaaagaCGTAATTGTTTATTGGCTATAACGTTATTCGTCTGCTTTTTAATGACGATTGTAATTAATGTGATTGTGGTTTTTTTTCTAAcgagaaaattttaaatgaagatATCGACTTCATTGATTAAATTAGGTATGTTCGAAATAGCTCTGTACAGTGTTTATGTAACTAGTAATCAATATTCGTACGGTTATTAGGCTTTATGTAGtgattcaaactcaaactcaaacatttatttattcaattataattcttttagaagcactttcgaatcgtcattacatacatatttttaacattaaccACAATTGATAGTATCTTATCCTGTTGACGCTGATGTGACGAAGCTGAAATCCGCGCGTCTTTGGTAGATATGCATTTAAtagtaaattcatattatgtaagtatgaATAAGTGCTGTGTTCAATAAATAGTGTGTAgtgtttaattaatgtttagtTAATACGACTAATACtttcatttgaaaaatataataatctatatgttacagtcaaaaccctgaaccagtcaataacgttattgaccggtaaaatcagttaataaggatattgactaagggcgtcggttaatatccttattaactgattttatctgattaaaccagttaataacgttattgactaagggcattggtcaatatccttattaactgattttaagtcgagacatctagtcaatataggttttaaccgacgtgcccagtcaaaactcataaaaagttaaggacgttagtgaaattatactagaaaatcatttaaaaaggttcataaaactttttaaagtgcaatatttaagagttttatgttttattaattaattcggggtattgtttgtaaactgcaaccgcgcgagaatacgtgctccaaaatatttttgaagatggcaattgtgttttaataacaactaggtttccgcccgcagcttcgcccgcgcagtcaaagaaaaaccgcatagttcccgttcccgtgggatttccgggattgcgttagtttctgatttgatggagtgacctgcaggtgtacttcgaagactgctactggatctaatagacgagtagagctaggaatgccgagtttgggctcgttttgttagttatatcgagaccttacctccggacttgatggagtgacctgcaggtgtacttcgaagactgctactggaactattatacgagtagagctaggtgtgccaagtttgggctcgttttgttagttatgttgagaccttacctccggacttgatggagtaacctgcaggtgtacttcgaagactgctactggaactaatagacgagtagagctagctgtgccgagtttgggctcgttttgttagttatgttgagaccttacctccggacttgatggagtgttctacaggtgtacttcgaagactgctactggaactaatattcgagtagagctaggtgtgccgagtttgggctcattttgttagttacgttgagaccttacccctgacttgatggaatgacctgcaggtgtacttcgaagactgctactggaactaatagacgagtagtgctaggtgtgccgagtttgggctcgttttgttagttacgttaagaccttacctccggacttgatggagtgacctgcaggtgtacttcgaagactgctactggaactattatacgagtaaagctaggtgtgccgagtttgggctcgttttgttagttatgttgagaccttacctccggacttgatggagtgaccagCAGGTACTAAGAAAACGAGCCTAAACTCGGCACACATtgctctactcgtataatagttccagtagcagtcttcgaagtacacctgcaggtcactccatcatgtctggtaaggtctcaacattaCTAACAAAACAAGCCAAatctcggcacacctagctctactcgtctattagttcgagtagcagtcttcgcagtacacctgcaggtcattccatcaagtccggaggtaaggtctcaacataactaacaaaacgagcccaaactcggcacacctagctctactcgtataatagttccagtagcagtcttcgaagtacacctgcaggtcactccatcaagtccggaggtaagatctcaacataactaaccaaacgagcccaaactcggcacacctagctctactcgtataatagttccagtagcagtcttcgaagtacacctgcaggtcactccatcaagtccggaggtaaggtctcgacataactaacaaaacgagcccaaactcggcattcctagctctactcgtctattagatccagtagcagtcttcgaagtacacctgcaggtcactccatcaactcagaaactaacgcaatcccggaaatcccacgggaacgggaactatgcggtttttctttgactgcgcgggcgaagctgcgggcggaaacctagttgttattaaaacacaattgccatcttcaaaaatattttggagcacgtattctcgcgcggttgcagtttacaaacaataccccgaattaattaataaaacataaaactcttaaatattgcactttaaaaagttttatgaacctttttaaatgattttctagtataatttcactaacgtccttaactttttatgagttttgactgggcacgtcggttaaaacctatattgactagatgtctcgacttaaaatcagttaataaggatattgaccgatgcccttagtcaataacgttattaactggtttaatcagataaaatcagttaataaggatattaaccgacgcccttagtcaatatccttattaactgattttaccggtcaataacgttattgactggttcagggttttgactgtaacatatacatataataaatctgtagaagggtcaattctgtacattgaaaatattgaaaaaataaatatcagggggtgttactggatcgataggtaccaaacccaaatatgtgattaaaaaattttttgtctgtctgtctgtctgtatgttctaTCTTAACCAAtatatgaaacattatttcaattattagaAACACGATAGAACGCGGcctttttgttgaattttatatttgagttttatagcattcaaatgctttataattaattagttaatataaaaattgtttttctaaaataaaaatttcaatttgtttCTTTTGAGGCTTTATCGAACAATACATTGTCTTCCATTTTCttcattgtttaatattttgatatcgcTTTACTTTTTTGGTAGAAGgctcataatataatattcaataataaataaaacttattacaaatgccaacgtatttataataatgtaggtTTTAATGTaggttttatatttcaaacgCTCAGCATGTTGTATGCCTAGAATTCGGAGTCAGAAATACGGTTGGATTCCgcgtaatattttaaaactacacagaaataagAACCCCACTAGGCGTGGCTCCCTCGGCTCGCATCCAACTTATTGTGAACGTACAGCAGCAGGATTTATAGTTTTACATTATGGCTTTTTTTCATATTGACATAAGAAAAATgagcaatttttaaattagtaaatTAAGTAGTTTTTAGGAAGTGGTATTCCGGAGACAATAGGTAATGTAAAGGTCTAGAAGCCACTTGAGAGCCAACAAAACGAGTGAGAGAATTCAAAATTAGGTTTTTTCCTATTATCTATTGCTGTCGCGCTATGCCTCAAGCCCGTAGAGCGCGACAGGGAAAACTGCAGCTCGGGCCGAAAATACCTAGGATAATTACGCAAATTCGACGTTCCGTAGTCCCCTGTTTCCTCCTCCaatactggaccgatttaattacttttttcataatttagtAGAAAAAAGTAAAGGCTATGTTCCTacgttttgatttttttatttaatgttcaaaaattagttttatggAAGACAAAACATAACGGAAAATCTGCCATATTTCTTACGTTTTGAAagattcatatattttaataattaacatatgaCAAAAAGGAAAACGTAGGAACATGGCCAAAGTTACCATAGattaatagtaaaaaatatattgctctAGTGGCACAATCTAGGGAGGAAACAGGAGAATACGGAAAACAGCTCTTTTGTTTGCTCTTAATGACTCGAATTACCAAATTACacattttcagttttataattagtaaCTATTACGTATTAATTAGACCAACgaatcattaatattaaataataagtgtttcatattgtaaaaataaacaaggtAATCAACGGTtgctttattaaaaagttgaacaaccattttgaatttaagtAGTACTTTTATCTCTAAGTAGCTAATTTTATCCGGGTATTTGTGGGTGTTAAATAAAGCGTATTAATAAGTAAGATATGGATTAACATTTCAAATAGGTAtgcctatattatttttaaaacacaaaaaagaaAGATAGGCATATTTTTGTTACTGGAAGTTACTAATAATCTATGCTGAAAGTAAGAAATGATTTAAGgatacaattattttcaagggattaatttaaaaacataaggaTACAGATTGATAAAATCTTTTGATTAAAACTTTGaccataggtaggtacttttatattatacattttttataagaatcttaagaatataataatatctagagGCTGTGGTAGAGCCGCTTATTGAATGATTTATGAGAAGTTCgtatttagataatatttgcAAATGTTTCATTATaacgaaataaatatgaataaaacatatattGGAAAggaactatttatttatatattactaggtATATTACATTAAAGAAATATCTATTTTGACGCATTAATGAGCTTGATTTGCAGCAATTTGTGGCTGTGCGTTGGAGGCACAAGACACGGTGTCGGCGTCAACGCATTCTCCAGAAGCGGGGTCGAAGGCAAACCCAGAATCGCAAGACAACAGGCGCGGTTTCCCGCCCAAACAAGAATAGAACGCGTAGCAGTTGCCTTGGTAactgaaaaaaagaaaatcatgATGTAATTAATTCCCTTCATATGAAGAAATTATTATCCGTTATTATCTTTATCCTCAGACACATGGTTTGGACcgatttaattacttttttcataatttagtagaaacttttttcataatttaggCTATGTTCCTacgttttgattttttttatataatgttcaaaaattagttttatggAAGACAAAACATAACGGAAAATCTGCCATATTTCTTACGTTTCGAAAGATTCGTAtattttaatccatactaatattataaatgcgaaagtaactctgtctgtctgtctgtctgttactcaatcacgcctaaactattgaaccaatttgcatgaaatttggtatggagatattttgatacccgagaaaggacataggctaccttttattgcgaaatatgtaccacgggcgaagccggggcggaccactagtaattaACTATGGTTATTTTTTgtaggttattttttttttggtatgaTGAAGTAAAGTGGCTGTTTTACCTGTGGTTTGTTTTAATTGCGTTTCCACTTTCATCAAAACTGGCAGGTGGGCACTGGAATCCGAGgtattctgaaaaaaaaaatagtggtTAATCAATCAGGATTATTTTCTCAATACTTAAgaatagaaagaaagaagaaatagaaagaagaaaaataataatcagtacTTGTATTTGCACGGAAAATTCGATATAAAATTCCTTACTTTCTGCGTTACAAGTAGGTACTAGATCGGGCCAATCACAGCGGTCAGATACAAAGTTGAAAGCAAGGCCGACGGGGCACACCATGTCGTAGGGTTTGCCCAGGATACACATGCGGTATTGTCCACAGTCGTTCGGTGCGGCTATCGGAGACGGGAAGTAGCCGTATTGATGTGGGCAATCGGGTGTAGACTTTACAGGCTCTGTTAACAGAAAAAAAAGGAACATTACTCTAGATTTGCAGCTTGCGAAAGAGAAGGTTGCGAAAAAGCTTTCTTCGATAGTATCTTCGatagaatattaaaactattatgGATAAATACGTACGAATAGCACTGTGATCAGCGCAAGTAACATCGGATGGGTATCCACATGGATAGATTGGCCAAGCCGCTGATGGGTTGTAATGAAGGCCCTCGGGGCACAGCTTTTGAACAGGCACATAATCCTTAAAAGAAACAATCGTTACAATTTTGgtcaataataacattttaaaataggcTTTTATCGTTTGCTTCGTATTATAGTTGAATAATGACTGCTGTGCTAAgtgctataataattaatagtaagCTTTTTCTACTTTTATGGTTACTTACTTTACATTCTATATATGCGTCGCACTGTCCATTTATTTTGATGTATTCATTTCTGCGAATGCAAGTATTTTGGTTTGCAGCGGCCGCTTGTTGCCCGATGGTAGCGTCATCTGCAcaacctaaaacaaaaaaaaaataatgtgtgcgtgtactagggtacacacgtaagaagtgaaacttctttatgaccttatttttcaaaaaataatttactatatgcaactttacagaaatacgtcgaatcacgcttggtagggataagaaaaagatggcgcgtaacggaaaaatgtcacgcgtaacgaaaaaatattacactaaatttttttccaaccccgataaagaagtttcacttcaaaaaacctTTAGCATAtttcaacataatatgtaattgtgCTACTAAAATATCTTATTCCAAATTTTTTCTGACTTACTTATGCCTATGAATGCTGTCGCGACAATGATAATAAGCTTCATCTTAGCCGTTGTGACTTGTGTGTTCGAATGTGATGAACAACtgatg contains the following coding sequences:
- the LOC123703640 gene encoding protein obstructor-E-like, with the protein product MKLIIIVATAFIGISCADDATIGQQAAAANQNTCIRRNEYIKINGQCDAYIECKDYVPVQKLCPEGLHYNPSAAWPIYPCGYPSDVTCADHSAIQPVKSTPDCPHQYGYFPSPIAAPNDCGQYRMCILGKPYDMVCPVGLAFNFVSDRCDWPDLVPTCNAEKYLGFQCPPASFDESGNAIKTNHSYQGNCYAFYSCLGGKPRLLSCDSGFAFDPASGECVDADTVSCASNAQPQIAANQAH
- the LOC123703438 gene encoding protein obstructor-E-like, which gives rise to MYFFAVLATILVASSFAADAPAPQSAQSNACARRNSYLPVDGQCDAYVECTDYVPSQKLCPDGLHYDPTVAWPNYPCGYPSAVTCKSTYAIQPAQATKDCPHQFGYFPSPIAAPNDCGQYRMCISGKPYEMTCSTGLAFDFSNNRCNWPDLVASCNAEKYLGYQCPAASFDESGNPIKTNHKFESNCYAFYSCLSGKPRLLSCDSGFAFDPASGECIDADKVACNDNAQAVPQ